In Treponema vincentii, a single window of DNA contains:
- a CDS encoding (2Fe-2S)-binding protein: MRIRFNLNNQAVEIETDADERLSDVLRRDFGLLSVKKSCMQETYNSCTVLLNDHAVPSCIIPIFAVSGQNIITFEAFSTTQEYKDITTAFEKEGITLCGFCSAGTLLTAHSIVQKHWNPTDEQIRDAYIGTVCRCTDIVSITAALKQVCRSRRSKRHEK; this comes from the coding sequence ATGAGAATACGATTTAATCTGAATAACCAAGCGGTAGAGATTGAAACCGATGCCGATGAGCGATTGTCAGACGTGCTGAGGCGGGATTTCGGCCTGCTCAGCGTGAAGAAAAGCTGTATGCAGGAGACCTACAATTCCTGTACGGTGCTCTTAAACGATCATGCGGTGCCGTCCTGTATAATTCCCATCTTTGCCGTATCGGGGCAGAATATTATTACATTTGAAGCCTTTAGCACTACGCAGGAATATAAAGATATTACCACCGCGTTTGAAAAAGAAGGCATTACGCTGTGCGGTTTTTGCTCTGCGGGTACCCTTTTAACCGCTCACAGTATTGTGCAAAAACACTGGAACCCCACCGACGAACAAATACGCGATGCCTATATCGGAACCGTGTGCCGGTGTACCGATATTGTTTCGATCACCGCAGCGTTAAAACAGGTATGCAGATCAAGGAGGAGCAAGCGGCATGAAAAATAA
- a CDS encoding FAD binding domain-containing protein, protein MKNNYIVNTAKSMAELYTLMQNNTDITPLAGTTGLLKDCHTDRFLLPESILFLKNLPELETIAKRERFIDFGAAATLNTILELGEKNVPQILYQAISLAANPGVRSLATIGGNIAQAPMQNSCLIPLIALDTKIEIRTRKETFWMPLIQYCDESSTVLRQSPHIILRVRVPFEEWTISYYKRLRPIGHITTDTASFVFMARTQKNLLSDVKLLFGSTQLIKSKEFENLLTGKGLPIDRRSVGALMKETEDIFSDTFSAAEISEFQKACFFNLIEESIYLLTN, encoded by the coding sequence ATGAAAAATAATTATATCGTCAATACCGCAAAAAGCATGGCAGAGCTGTATACGCTGATGCAGAACAATACCGACATTACCCCGCTTGCCGGCACCACGGGATTGCTCAAAGATTGCCATACCGACCGTTTCCTCTTGCCGGAATCGATTTTATTCCTAAAGAATCTTCCCGAACTTGAAACCATCGCAAAACGGGAACGCTTCATAGACTTCGGCGCAGCCGCAACCCTCAATACCATTTTAGAACTGGGAGAAAAAAACGTACCGCAAATTCTCTATCAGGCGATTTCCCTCGCGGCCAATCCCGGTGTCCGTTCACTTGCAACCATCGGCGGAAACATCGCGCAAGCGCCCATGCAAAATTCCTGCCTTATCCCGTTAATCGCGCTCGATACCAAAATCGAAATACGGACACGGAAGGAAACATTTTGGATGCCGCTGATTCAGTATTGCGACGAAAGCAGCACTGTACTGCGCCAGAGCCCGCATATTATCCTCCGTGTGCGCGTTCCCTTTGAAGAATGGACTATTTCATATTATAAGCGGCTTCGACCGATCGGTCATATTACTACCGATACCGCCTCTTTTGTATTTATGGCTCGCACACAGAAAAACCTGCTTTCCGATGTTAAACTGCTGTTCGGCAGCACTCAGCTGATAAAAAGTAAAGAGTTTGAAAACCTTTTAACCGGAAAGGGGCTCCCCATCGACCGGCGAAGCGTCGGCGCATTGATGAAAGAAACCGAAGATATTTTCAGCGATACCTTTTCCGCTGCGGAGATATCCGAATTCCAAAAGGCGTGCTTTTTCAACTTGATTGAAGAGAGTATCTACTTACTGACCAATTAA